In a single window of the Caproicibacterium sp. BJN0003 genome:
- a CDS encoding MarR family winged helix-turn-helix transcriptional regulator, which produces MLDQEFERLYLRLRATYYRRMVSRIGTREGSLSATESFCVEIIYLLGTPTVSKFAQFLNISLPNATYKINRLIDKGYVEKEISSEDHREIYLTVTPKFSNYYGLKNIDIAKMMKNIHEKFSKQEIEQLESMVKKICKECFPDFELSSSRN; this is translated from the coding sequence ATGCTGGATCAGGAATTTGAACGGCTTTATCTGCGGTTGCGCGCTACTTATTATCGGAGAATGGTCAGCCGTATTGGCACCAGAGAAGGAAGCCTCAGTGCAACAGAATCTTTTTGTGTCGAGATCATTTATCTGCTTGGCACACCTACGGTTAGTAAATTCGCACAATTTTTAAATATTTCCCTGCCGAACGCAACCTACAAAATCAATCGTCTGATTGATAAGGGTTATGTTGAAAAAGAAATATCTTCTGAAGACCATAGGGAAATCTATTTAACGGTAACGCCAAAATTTTCAAACTACTATGGTTTAAAAAATATAGACATTGCAAAGATGATGAAAAACATTCATGAAAAGTTTTCCAAACAGGAAATTGAACAATTAGAATCCATGGTTAAAAAAATTTGCAAAGAATGTTTTCCGGATTTTGAGCTTTCTTCCTCTAGAAACTGA
- a CDS encoding transporter substrate-binding domain-containing protein, which translates to MKFMKKAAAAVMAAAMMAALAGCGGTSASSTTASSKAADSSTSAAGAAVEKIKASGTLKVGVKADIPKYSLLNTTTNEYEGFEDDLAKVIAGKIFDGDTSKVEFTTVNAKTRGPLLDKGDIDMVIATFTITDDRKQQYDFSDPYMTDAVGFLVKKDSGIKSLKDMNGKTIGVAQSATSRSALEDQAKQEGITLKFSEFATYPEIKAALDSGRIDVFSVDKSILNGYVDDKTEILDDTYAPQDYGVATKKGNDDLAKLVNDTITDLKSSGELQKMLDKWEIK; encoded by the coding sequence ATGAAATTTATGAAAAAGGCTGCAGCAGCGGTAATGGCGGCAGCAATGATGGCAGCTTTAGCAGGGTGCGGAGGTACAAGTGCTTCTTCTACAACAGCATCTTCTAAGGCAGCGGATTCTTCTACAAGTGCGGCAGGTGCTGCTGTTGAAAAAATCAAAGCATCTGGTACGTTGAAGGTCGGTGTAAAAGCAGATATTCCGAAATACAGTCTTTTAAATACAACAACAAATGAATATGAAGGCTTTGAAGATGACCTGGCAAAAGTGATTGCCGGTAAAATCTTTGACGGAGATACCTCAAAGGTTGAGTTTACAACCGTCAATGCAAAAACCCGTGGTCCGCTTTTGGATAAAGGTGATATCGATATGGTAATTGCAACTTTTACCATTACGGATGACCGTAAACAGCAGTACGATTTTTCGGATCCTTATATGACAGATGCTGTTGGATTTTTGGTGAAAAAAGACAGCGGGATCAAGAGCCTTAAAGATATGAATGGAAAGACAATCGGCGTTGCACAGTCTGCAACCAGCCGCAGTGCTTTGGAAGATCAGGCAAAGCAAGAGGGAATCACACTGAAATTCTCAGAGTTTGCAACTTATCCTGAAATTAAGGCTGCATTGGATTCCGGCAGAATTGATGTCTTCTCGGTTGATAAATCGATCCTCAATGGTTATGTAGATGATAAGACGGAAATCCTTGACGATACCTATGCACCGCAGGATTACGGCGTTGCAACCAAAAAAGGAAACGACGATCTTGCAAAGCTCGTAAATGATACCATTACCGACCTGAAATCCAGTGGAGAATTGCAGAAAATGCTGGATAAATGGGAGATTAAATAA
- a CDS encoding amino acid ABC transporter permease → MEILSQVFSKNNMIFMFQGIGMMLSVAVVAILLSLLFGTILGAVKSYGPKPLRVIVSVYIEIFRTTPNLLWILIIYFLVPFGKGIPSMVKDFMSGSLAFTLFTSAVVAEIVRGGLNSIPKGQFEAAASQGFSLFQTLKMIVLPQALRVSIPALLSQVITVVKDTSLLAAVNIAEFTVNGRIVIAQFSGNAAAMFLVYGFMALIYFAICFTLSICVRRLQHPKVVSESKNSGKMLPSAQ, encoded by the coding sequence ATGGAAATCTTATCTCAGGTATTCAGCAAAAATAATATGATCTTTATGTTTCAAGGGATCGGAATGATGCTTTCGGTGGCAGTCGTTGCAATTTTGCTCAGCCTTCTGTTTGGAACCATTCTGGGTGCTGTTAAATCGTATGGACCAAAACCTTTGCGTGTTATCGTATCCGTTTATATTGAGATTTTCAGGACAACGCCGAATTTGCTCTGGATTTTGATTATCTATTTTCTGGTGCCGTTTGGGAAAGGAATTCCATCGATGGTTAAGGACTTTATGTCGGGCTCTCTGGCATTTACTCTTTTTACCTCCGCAGTGGTTGCAGAAATTGTTCGCGGCGGATTGAACAGCATTCCGAAAGGCCAATTTGAAGCGGCAGCTTCTCAGGGCTTTTCCCTTTTCCAGACCTTAAAGATGATTGTCCTTCCACAGGCTTTGCGTGTCAGTATTCCGGCGCTTCTCAGCCAAGTGATTACGGTCGTAAAAGATACTTCTCTGCTGGCGGCTGTCAATATCGCTGAATTCACTGTAAATGGAAGAATTGTCATTGCGCAATTCTCAGGCAATGCTGCAGCTATGTTTTTGGTATACGGGTTTATGGCGCTCATTTATTTTGCGATTTGTTTCACCTTATCGATCTGTGTACGCCGTTTGCAGCACCCCAAGGTTGTTTCTGAGTCAAAAAATTCAGGGAAAATGCTCCCTTCTGCCCAGTAA
- a CDS encoding amino acid ABC transporter ATP-binding protein: MIEMKHISKSYGKNEVLHDINLTIQEGEKVVILGPSGAGKSTLIRMMNYLEEPSSGEVLINEVPLTKKNHLQMVRDTSAMVFQQFNLYPHMTVLQNVTLAPIKLQMIPKDAAEKEGMRYLKRVGMESKANEYPQNLSGGQQQRVAIARALAMNKPMILFDEPTSALDPEMVQEVLDVMVSLSKENITMVCVTHEMGFARQVADRVMFVADGTILEEGNPDEFFDHPKNPRAQAFLSKILH, translated from the coding sequence ATGATTGAGATGAAGCATATCAGCAAAAGTTATGGCAAAAACGAAGTGCTGCATGATATCAATCTGACAATTCAGGAAGGAGAGAAAGTGGTAATTCTTGGTCCTTCCGGAGCTGGCAAAAGCACATTGATTCGCATGATGAATTATTTGGAAGAACCTTCTTCCGGAGAAGTTCTGATCAATGAAGTTCCTTTAACAAAAAAGAATCATTTGCAGATGGTTCGGGATACTTCTGCTATGGTATTTCAGCAGTTCAATTTGTATCCGCATATGACAGTTTTGCAGAATGTAACATTGGCACCAATTAAATTACAGATGATTCCAAAAGATGCTGCGGAAAAAGAAGGTATGCGGTACCTGAAACGTGTCGGGATGGAATCCAAGGCAAATGAATATCCACAGAACCTTTCCGGCGGGCAGCAACAGCGTGTTGCGATTGCGCGGGCGTTGGCTATGAATAAACCGATGATTTTATTTGATGAACCCACCAGTGCACTGGATCCTGAAATGGTGCAGGAAGTGCTGGATGTTATGGTTAGCCTTTCTAAAGAAAATATTACAATGGTCTGTGTTACGCATGAAATGGGATTTGCCCGTCAGGTGGCAGACCGGGTAATGTTTGTAGCGGATGGAACGATCCTTGAAGAAGGTAATCCGGATGAATTTTTTGATCATCCGAAAAATCCGAGAGCACAGGCGTTCCTGAGTAAAATTTTGCACTGA
- a CDS encoding amino acid ABC transporter permease: MPFGAEQWRRVFEDFGEVFGTGFLHTLEFSLLGLVLALCIGIILGVFSVSQLKILRIIARVYVEFFQNTPLFLQLIFMYNVLPSVGIVLDVFPICVLGVGMYHGAYISEVVRTGIESVPKGQIEAAYSQGFSFGKAMRIIVLPQAFRVMMPMLANQAVNLVKNTSVTAMIAGGELMYLTDSWVGLYLCYGPGYLMAGALYFVINFPLVTLAKHLEKRAKLGPAVSHKKAPKEMPEAAVVEVS; the protein is encoded by the coding sequence ATGCCATTTGGAGCAGAGCAATGGCGGCGGGTATTTGAAGACTTCGGAGAAGTTTTCGGAACCGGTTTTCTGCATACGCTGGAATTTTCTTTGCTGGGACTTGTCCTTGCGCTTTGTATTGGCATTATATTAGGAGTTTTTTCCGTATCTCAGTTAAAAATATTGAGAATAATTGCCCGAGTCTATGTGGAATTTTTCCAGAATACACCGCTGTTTTTACAGTTGATTTTTATGTATAACGTACTGCCGAGTGTTGGAATTGTACTGGACGTTTTTCCAATCTGTGTCTTAGGTGTTGGAATGTATCACGGTGCTTATATCAGTGAGGTAGTCCGCACGGGAATTGAGTCTGTTCCCAAAGGACAGATCGAGGCTGCGTATTCCCAGGGATTCAGTTTTGGCAAAGCAATGCGTATTATTGTTTTGCCGCAGGCGTTTCGGGTAATGATGCCAATGCTTGCAAACCAGGCTGTGAATTTGGTAAAGAACACCTCTGTTACAGCAATGATCGCAGGCGGAGAGCTTATGTATCTGACGGATTCATGGGTCGGACTTTATCTTTGCTACGGGCCTGGGTATCTTATGGCCGGTGCTTTGTACTTCGTTATTAATTTTCCGCTGGTCACTCTGGCAAAGCATTTGGAAAAACGAGCAAAACTCGGCCCGGCTGTTTCGCATAAAAAAGCACCAAAAGAGATGCCGGAAGCAGCAGTCGTGGAGGTGTCATAA